A genomic window from Nocardioides rotundus includes:
- a CDS encoding Na+/H+ antiporter subunit E has protein sequence MSPYTRTNRRGDVRPVRYRAVQWPMVLWLTLFWWVLWGTYSPLSLVGGVLVAVTVCLVFPLPPLRLNVRARPVGIVVLVARFLWDVVVASIEVARVALLPPRDLRSAIVAVPLRADSDFVMSVVAVLVSLVPGSVVVEAHRGSHTLYLHVLDVRSESDIETVRKRVLAQEARVLRAFGAGPVPDAEEGRAP, from the coding sequence ATGAGCCCCTACACGCGCACGAACCGGCGCGGCGACGTCCGCCCGGTGCGCTACCGCGCCGTCCAGTGGCCGATGGTCCTCTGGCTGACCCTGTTCTGGTGGGTGCTGTGGGGCACCTACTCCCCGCTGTCGCTGGTCGGGGGAGTGCTGGTGGCCGTCACGGTCTGCCTGGTGTTCCCGCTGCCGCCGCTGCGGCTCAACGTGCGGGCCCGCCCCGTCGGGATCGTGGTGCTGGTCGCCCGCTTCCTGTGGGACGTGGTGGTCGCGAGCATCGAGGTCGCCCGGGTGGCGCTGCTCCCGCCGAGGGACCTGCGCAGCGCGATCGTCGCCGTACCCCTGCGCGCGGACTCCGACTTCGTGATGAGCGTGGTCGCCGTGCTGGTCTCGCTGGTGCCGGGCAGTGTCGTGGTCGAGGCGCATCGCGGGTCGCACACCCTCTATCTGCACGTCCTCGACGTGCGGTCCGAGAGCGACATCGAGACGGTCCGGAAGCGGGTGCTGGCCCAGGAGGCGCGGGTGCTGCGCGCCTTCGGCGCCGGGCCCGTCCCGGACGCCGAGGAGGGGAGGGCGCCGTGA
- the mnhG gene encoding monovalent cation/H(+) antiporter subunit G: MTETLDLLGALALLLGSLLSLIAAIGLLRFPDLLTRMHAATKPQVLGLMLVALGLSLTLRDLRVVAVLVLVVGAQMVTGPIAAHMLGRAGYRAGQVRPELLLVDELSDVQPPDADHDRGAP, encoded by the coding sequence ATGACCGAGACCCTGGACCTGCTCGGTGCGCTCGCGCTCCTGCTCGGCTCGCTGCTGAGCCTGATCGCCGCGATCGGCCTGCTCCGCTTCCCCGACCTGCTCACCCGGATGCACGCCGCCACCAAGCCGCAGGTGCTCGGCCTGATGCTGGTCGCGCTCGGGCTGAGCCTCACCCTGCGCGACCTGCGGGTGGTCGCGGTGCTGGTGCTCGTGGTGGGCGCCCAGATGGTGACCGGCCCGATCGCCGCGCACATGCTCGGCCGTGCGGGCTACCGGGCGGGCCAGGTGCGGCCCGAGCTGCTGCTCGTCGACGAGCTGAGCGACGTGCAGCCGCCCGACGCCGACCACGACCGCGGTGCCCCCTGA
- a CDS encoding monovalent cation/H+ antiporter complex subunit F encodes MSWYAAADTWLLGAAAVVLTVAAVLVVARMTMGPTMSDRAISFDVLVAIVISGVAIDAALRRNAENLPLLLVAALVGFVGSVSIARFSPGSDDVEVEGEDEETAEEQP; translated from the coding sequence GTGAGCTGGTACGCCGCCGCCGACACCTGGCTGCTGGGCGCCGCGGCCGTGGTCCTCACCGTGGCCGCGGTGCTGGTGGTCGCACGGATGACCATGGGCCCGACTATGTCGGACCGCGCGATCTCCTTCGACGTGCTCGTCGCGATCGTCATCAGCGGGGTCGCCATCGACGCGGCCCTGCGCCGGAACGCGGAGAACCTGCCCCTGCTGCTGGTCGCCGCGCTGGTGGGGTTCGTCGGCTCGGTGAGCATCGCCCGCTTCAGCCCCGGCAGCGACGACGTGGAGGTCGAGGGCGAGGACGAGGAGACGGCGGAGGAGCAGCCATGA